The Paramisgurnus dabryanus chromosome 1, PD_genome_1.1, whole genome shotgun sequence genome includes a window with the following:
- the smim36 gene encoding small integral membrane protein 36 yields MGFMEFYLEIDPVTLNLIILIASYVILLLVFLISCVLYDCRGKDPSKEYVSEPPAPEQQSPIRLVVMQNSPTSSRYNEQNNTTPSNFVPLTPDMREKKSTLV; encoded by the coding sequence ATGGGTTTCATGGAGTTTTACCTGGAGATTGATCCAGTCACTCTAAATCTCATCATCCTTATCGCCAGCTACGTGATCCTGCTCTTGGTCTTTCTCATCTCTTGCGTTCTGTACGACTGCCGTGGCAAAGACCCTTCGAAGGAGTATGTTTCGGAGCCACCGGCCCCAGAGCAACAGTCTCCCATACGGCTTGTGGTGATGCAAAACTCCCCGACTTCGTCACGTTATAATGAGCAGAATAACACAACACCCTCCAACTTTGTGCCACTGACCCCTGACATGCGTGAGAAGAAAAGCACACTGGTGTAA